Genomic window (Achromobacter sp. B7):
CTGGTCCAGCTGACGGATAACCATTCACCGGAAGTCGTGGCGCAGCACAAAGCCATCATGCCGATGTACGAACTGCTGGCCAAGTACCCGATCAAGGACCTGAACTGGTTCGTGCCGGCCACCAGCAGCTTCACGCGCGACAGCAAGGGCCGCCTGCTGGCGTTCCCGTGGATGGCCGAAGTGCCGGTGATGTTCTACAACACCGCCGCCTACAAGAAGGCCGGCTTGGATCCCAACAACCCCGCGCGCACCTGGAACGGCCTGCAAGCCGAACTGCTGAAGCTGCGCGACGTGGCCGACATCGATTGCCCCTACGCGTCCAGCGACCAGGTCACCGTGCACCTGGAGAACCTGGCCCCGATCAACGGTCAGCAATTCACCAGCAACAACAACGGCCTGGACGCGATCACGAAGAAAAGCGCCGCGCCCGCGATGCAGTTCGACACGCTCTACATGCGCCACATCTCCCTGATGGTCAGCTGGAAGCGTTCGTTGCTGTTCATGGCGCACACGGGCGACGCGTCGGCCGACAAGTTGTTCGCCAAGGGTGAATGCGCGGTGCTGACCGCCAATTCCGGCGCATTCGGCACGTTCCTGAACACCAAGTCGCTGTCGTTCGGCGTGGCGCCGGTGCCGTACTACGACCAAGCCACCAAGTCCGCCGGCCAACCGTTTGTCAGCGGCTCGGCTTTGTGGGCGCTGGAAGGCCGCCCGCAATCCGAAGAAAAGGCAACGGCACAGTTCCTGGCCTGGCTGTCCAAGCCGGTCGTGGCCGCCGAATGGCATCAGCGCACGGGCTTCCTGCCCCTGACCGAAGCCGCGTTCCGCGCGTCTGACGTGTCGTTCTACAAGAGCATCCCGGGCGCACAGGCCGTGATCGCGTCGATGAGCAACCGTCCGGCCAGCAACAGCCGCGGCTTCCGCATGACCAACTACGCGCGCATCGAACCCGTTCTGAATCAGCAACTGAACGACGCCTTCGAAGGCAAGGTTCCGCCCGTGTCGGCATTGAACAATGCGGCTTCGCAGGCGCGCAGCATCGCCGCCCAGCGTTAATCCATGCGCTAGGCCTGGGCAGCGTGTAGCTGCCTGCCGCCACCGCAAAAACCCGGTCTTTCAGACCGGGTTTTTTTTTGCCTTCGGTACGCCTGTCCGGGAGGGGTGGATCAATTCATCCATGCGTACATGCCAGTCTGGCGGCCCGCTTTGCCCTCGTCCACCATGCCGTTCATGCGTACCGATTCCGGTGCGCCTTCAGCTTGCGGTGAGGCATGGTTCGAATCATTTTCCTGGTGGCAGGCGTGTCCTGCCTGGGGGCTTGCACTGGCTGGCCCGCCAATGATGGCGCCGGTGTGGGGTGGCAGGCTGCCGGGTCCGCTGCGCACGCGTTTCGTTTTGATTGGCGCTTGTCCGGCGACCCGGCGGTTGCGCCCATGCAGGTGTTCGACGACGGCAAGGACGTCTGGCTGCAATTCGCGCCGGGGCAACCCTTGCCCGCTATCTTCGGTGTGCGAGCAAATGTTGAACACGCGCTGCCCTATACGCGGCGCGACCCTTATGCGGTGGTGGCGGGGGCGTGGGACGCGCTGCGGTTTCGCGGCGGGCGCTTGATGGCGCGCGCTGAACGCGAAGCCCGACGCGACACCGAACGCGACACCGAACGCGACACCGAACGCGCAGCCGATGTTGCGGCCGCGCCAGGCGCACCGGTTTCGATGTCGGCAGAAGCCGCCGTCGCCGTACCGCTCGCGGGCGTAGGGCAACTGGCGGGTAAAGGGCCATTGGGCACGCGTGATGCGCCTGCGCTGGCGGCTTCTTTGCCCGGCGATTCCAAGGCGGACATTTCAACGGCGGGCGCTTTAACGGCAGCTGTTTCAAGCGGAGCCGCTTCAACGTCAGACACTTCAATTTCAGGCGTATCCCTATCCGCCATTCCAAGCCCAAACGCGGCTGCCGCCGTCAGCAGGTATCGGGCAGCACCCCCGGACACTACGCTGCGCGCCGTGCTGGCGCGGTGGGCCGGTGATTCGGGCTGGACCTTTCGCCCGCAACACTGGGCTGTCGACGTCGACATTCCCCTGTCCGCCTCGGCCGATTTTTCCGGCGATTTCAAATCCGCTGTCCGCGAATTGCTGAGCGCCACCGAGCTGGCCGACAAGCCCTTGCAGCCTTGCTTTTACGGCAATCAGGTCCTGCGGGTGGTGCCGCTGG
Coding sequences:
- a CDS encoding TcpQ domain-containing protein, coding for MVRIIFLVAGVSCLGACTGWPANDGAGVGWQAAGSAAHAFRFDWRLSGDPAVAPMQVFDDGKDVWLQFAPGQPLPAIFGVRANVEHALPYTRRDPYAVVAGAWDALRFRGGRLMARAEREARRDTERDTERDTERAADVAAAPGAPVSMSAEAAVAVPLAGVGQLAGKGPLGTRDAPALAASLPGDSKADISTAGALTAAVSSGAASTSDTSISGVSLSAIPSPNAAAAVSRYRAAPPDTTLRAVLARWAGDSGWTFRPQHWAVDVDIPLSASADFSGDFKSAVRELLSATELADKPLQPCFYGNQVLRVVPLAQSCSRAAPAQGGGA
- a CDS encoding extracellular solute-binding protein, with product MKNLQLAGVARAMFASRRAWVFGAAMALAGVANAAPVEIQVWHTLSDANKAEFEKLAKQYNKEQDQVSVKLRGFASQEALEQEAASAAKAKKAPNLVQLTDNHSPEVVAQHKAIMPMYELLAKYPIKDLNWFVPATSSFTRDSKGRLLAFPWMAEVPVMFYNTAAYKKAGLDPNNPARTWNGLQAELLKLRDVADIDCPYASSDQVTVHLENLAPINGQQFTSNNNGLDAITKKSAAPAMQFDTLYMRHISLMVSWKRSLLFMAHTGDASADKLFAKGECAVLTANSGAFGTFLNTKSLSFGVAPVPYYDQATKSAGQPFVSGSALWALEGRPQSEEKATAQFLAWLSKPVVAAEWHQRTGFLPLTEAAFRASDVSFYKSIPGAQAVIASMSNRPASNSRGFRMTNYARIEPVLNQQLNDAFEGKVPPVSALNNAASQARSIAAQR